One window of the Ictidomys tridecemlineatus isolate mIctTri1 chromosome 11, mIctTri1.hap1, whole genome shotgun sequence genome contains the following:
- the LOC144367765 gene encoding uncharacterized protein LOC144367765 isoform X1, whose product MMYDFSDQHLLSSLAHRNPYSQDLKMILMTSTDTEYVLASWRKRQDKAWLYIYCTNMAVFFSPSLDGGAEMNLDGEPQMKLKEIIRGLQAELQEHKLNFRDLEEKFILCQSTVYTLANEFQKYRSGAEEESGKVQELLVPSLRQAPQEEKEILQDVLNEGCNTCPSHSESSDSHQPTCFSADLLGEHEVSLCLAAAHDYPIKTQMHFY is encoded by the exons ATGATGTATGACTTCTCAGACCAACACCTGCTCTCCAGTTTGGCTCATAGAAATCCATATTCTCAAGATCTGAAGATGATTTTGATGACATCAACAGATACTGAGTATGTTCTGGCCAGCTGGAGAAAGAGGCAGGATAA GGCCTGGCTGTACATTTACTGTACAAACATGGCAGTATTCTTCAGCCCTTCCCTTGATGGAGGGGCTGAAATGAACCTTGACGGAGAACCTcagatgaaattgaaagaaatcatACGGGGACTACAAGCCGAATTACAAGAACACAAACTGAATTTCCgtgatctggaagaaaaattcaTCTTATGTCAATCTACCGTGTATACCCTGGCCAACGAGTTCCAGAAATATC ggagtggtgcagaggaggagagtggaaaagTACAGGAATTACTGGTTCCCAG TCTGAGACAAGCCccacaggaggagaaagaaatcctGCAGGACGTATTGAATGAGGGCTGTAACACTTGCCCCAGTCACTCTGAATCATCAGATAGCCACCAGCCCACCTGCTTCAGTGCTGATCTCTTGGGTGAGCATGAAGTTTCCCTTTGTCTAGCTGCAGCTCATGACTACCCCATTAAAACACAAATGCACTTCTATTAA
- the LOC144367765 gene encoding uncharacterized protein LOC144367765 isoform X2, with translation MMYDFSDQHLLSSLAHRNPYSQDLKMILMTSTDTEYVLASWRKRQDKAWLYIYCTNMAVFFSPSLDGGAEMNLDGEPQMKLKEIIRGLQAELQEHKLNFRDLEEKFILCQSTVYTLANEFQKYRSGAEEESGKVQELLVPR, from the exons ATGATGTATGACTTCTCAGACCAACACCTGCTCTCCAGTTTGGCTCATAGAAATCCATATTCTCAAGATCTGAAGATGATTTTGATGACATCAACAGATACTGAGTATGTTCTGGCCAGCTGGAGAAAGAGGCAGGATAA GGCCTGGCTGTACATTTACTGTACAAACATGGCAGTATTCTTCAGCCCTTCCCTTGATGGAGGGGCTGAAATGAACCTTGACGGAGAACCTcagatgaaattgaaagaaatcatACGGGGACTACAAGCCGAATTACAAGAACACAAACTGAATTTCCgtgatctggaagaaaaattcaTCTTATGTCAATCTACCGTGTATACCCTGGCCAACGAGTTCCAGAAATATC ggagtggtgcagaggaggagagtggaaaagTACAGGAATTACTGGTTCCCAGGTAA
- the LOC144368645 gene encoding uncharacterized protein LOC144368645 encodes MEPNSQIEEILRKLKQIMVRMRDFQGECVENTVVGSRPYCTQFFLSLTWIDMRLLETSKLNLDTCIELQNPPKLEGDALGGLAVKTPGCELHVLTDTMSVMKQKIMKRKQLFCKWRMACRFPGLQASENHENDDEKEQNSLNSSIPNGELQEKKEDDFLLGKTYFLPSDHPNSSNTQELVRNSVFPSAEPTVSSAVDEAKHVLNDATGVSKEKIITRKILMSKRKLACRFPGLQASELDSNDPSGMKNSLKLEGDTKDGSFANKHGRHIIGHIDDYTALREQIAEGKKLVEKIQSLLTPTCNFLGLEAQGSEAPGSKCFHELRSSAHALQHTLDESASLLTMFWRAALPSFQDPGLPGEVDESMERELLDLRAQVSKQEKLLESTAERLKTANQQKENMEQFIVSQLTRTHDVLKKARTNLEQKQRLHLTQSQSLLQIHHHLTSAL; translated from the exons ATGGAGCCAAACAGTCAGAttgaagaaattttgagaaaactgaagcagatcATGGTGAGAATgagggattttcaaggagagTGTGTGGAGAACACAGTAGTGGGCAGCAGGCCCTATTGTACCCAGTTCTTCCTGAGTCTGACCTGGATAGACATGAGGCTTCTGGAAACCTCCA aactgaATTTGGATACTTGCATTGAACTGCAGAACCCTCCCAAGCTTGAGGGTGATGCCCTTGGAGGCTTGGCTGTCAAAACACCTGGATGTGAGCTGCATGTCCTCACTGATACCATGAGTGTCATGAAACAGAAGATCATGAAAAGGAAACAACTCTTCTGCAAGTGGAGAATGGCATGCAGATTCCCAGGACTTCAAGCTTCGG AAAACCATGAGAATGAtgatgaaaaagaacaaaattcactGAATTCCAG CATTCCCAATGGTGAGctgcaagagaagaaagaggatgaCTTTTTGCTGGGGAAAACTTATTTTCTACCCTCGGATCATCCTAATTCATCTAACACACAAGAACTTGTCAGAAACTCTGTCTTCCCATCAGCTGAGCCTACAGTCAGTTCTGCTGTGGATGAAGCCA AGCATGTCCTCAATGATGCCACAGGTGTCAGCAAAGAGAAgataattacaagaaaaattctgATGAGCAAGAGGAAACTAGCATGCAGATTCCCTGGCCTTCAGGCTTCAG agctggATTCAAATgatccttcaggaatgaagaactCTCTGAAGCTAGAGGGTGATACTAAGGATGGCTCCTTCGCCAACAAGCATGGCCGCCACATCATAGGCCACATTGATGACTATACTGCTCTCAGAGAGCAGATTGCAGAGGGGAAAAAGCTGGTTGAAAAGATCCAGTCTCTCCTGACACCCACATGCAACTTCCTGGGCCTTGAAGCTCAGGGCTCAGAG GCACCAGGCAGCAAATGTTTCCATGAGCTAAGAAGCAGTGCTCATGCCCTGCAGCACACCCTAGATGAGTCAGCCTCACTCCTGACCATGTTCTGGAGAGCAGCTTTACCAAGCTTCCAGGACCCTGGGCTGCCTGGCGAAGTG GATGAATCAATGGAAAGGGAGCTCCTGGATCTGCGAGCCCAAGTATCTAAACAGGAGAAGCTCCTTGAGAGCACAGCTGAGCGTCTGAAGACTGCTAACCAGCAGAAGGAGAACATGGAGCAGTTCATTGTCAGCCAGC tgacCAGGACACATGATGTTTTGAAGAAGGCAAGGACTAACTTGGAGCAAAAGCAACGATTGCATCTTACACAGTCACAGAGCCTGCTTCAAATACATCACCATCTGACATCAGCTCT GTGA